Proteins encoded together in one Agromyces sp. 3263 window:
- the ilvA gene encoding threonine ammonia-lyase, producing MITTIPGPGLAQFEDAREVVARVARRTPMETSRFLADRLGVPVYLKCENLQRTGSYKLRGAYHRISALSAEERARGVVAASAGNHAQGVAYAARELGIRATIFMPVGVALPKLDATRQYGADVVLQGDSIGETLEAATAFAAETGAVVIPPFDHPDVIAGQGTLGLEILEQAPDATTIVVPIGGGGLAAGIASAAKQQAAREGRTIRIVGVQAENAAPYVASLAAGQPRQVPVVPTIADGIAVYRPGELNFAIIREAIDEVVTVSEDDIARALLVLLERAKLVVEPAGAVAVAAMMTGAVPTDGPIVAVLSGGNIDPLLMQRVVAHGLSASDRYLTISVGLPDRPGQLARVAELLAEANANVIEVLHTRHGSGLQISEVELRLSVETRGPEHREHVVEVLRRAGYEPRVETD from the coding sequence GTGATCACCACCATTCCGGGGCCCGGCCTCGCCCAGTTCGAGGACGCTCGCGAGGTCGTGGCGCGCGTGGCGCGGCGTACGCCGATGGAGACCTCCCGGTTCCTCGCCGACCGGCTCGGCGTGCCCGTGTACCTGAAGTGCGAGAACCTCCAGCGCACCGGCTCCTACAAGCTGCGCGGGGCGTACCACCGCATCTCGGCGCTGAGCGCCGAGGAGCGCGCGCGGGGGGTCGTCGCCGCCTCCGCCGGGAACCACGCCCAGGGCGTCGCCTACGCAGCCCGCGAGCTCGGCATCCGCGCCACGATCTTCATGCCCGTCGGCGTGGCCCTGCCGAAGCTCGATGCCACTCGCCAGTACGGAGCAGACGTCGTGCTCCAGGGCGACTCGATCGGCGAGACCCTCGAAGCGGCCACCGCGTTCGCCGCCGAGACGGGCGCCGTGGTGATCCCGCCGTTCGACCACCCCGACGTGATCGCCGGGCAGGGCACGCTCGGCCTCGAGATCCTCGAGCAGGCTCCGGATGCCACGACCATCGTCGTGCCGATCGGCGGCGGTGGCCTCGCCGCGGGCATCGCCAGCGCGGCGAAGCAGCAGGCCGCGCGCGAGGGCCGCACCATCCGCATCGTCGGGGTGCAGGCCGAGAACGCCGCGCCCTACGTCGCCTCCCTCGCCGCGGGGCAGCCCAGGCAGGTGCCGGTCGTGCCGACGATCGCCGACGGCATCGCCGTGTACCGCCCGGGCGAGCTCAACTTCGCGATCATCCGGGAGGCGATCGACGAGGTCGTCACGGTCTCGGAGGACGACATCGCCCGTGCCCTCCTCGTGCTCCTCGAGCGGGCCAAGCTCGTCGTCGAGCCGGCGGGCGCCGTCGCGGTCGCGGCCATGATGACTGGCGCCGTGCCCACCGACGGGCCCATCGTGGCCGTGCTGTCTGGGGGCAACATCGATCCGCTGCTCATGCAGCGCGTCGTCGCGCACGGCCTCAGCGCGTCCGACCGCTACCTGACGATCAGCGTCGGGCTGCCCGACCGGCCCGGCCAGCTCGCCCGCGTCGCCGAGCTGCTCGCGGAGGCGAACGCCAACGTCATCGAGGTGCTGCACACCCGGCACGGATCGGGGTTGCAGATCTCCGAGGTCGAGCTCCGGCTCTCGGTCGAGACCCGGGGTCCCGAGCACCGCGAGCATGTCGTCGAGGTGCTGCGCCGCGCCGGGTACGAGCCGCGGGTCGAGACCGACTGA
- a CDS encoding DUF4307 domain-containing protein — protein MAEQQSDTLAARYGRTRTNRTRDRLLLIGGAVAFAVVLIAWVVWAGLDGQKPSVEAIDTGHRLLNDERAVEVSWTLSVPPGNETACIVQAYDEDFTVVGWKVVEIPASDRHLRTFTDTVRVAREANTGLISRCWLT, from the coding sequence GTGGCCGAGCAGCAGTCCGACACGCTCGCCGCACGCTACGGCCGCACCCGCACCAATCGCACCCGCGACCGGCTGCTCCTGATCGGCGGAGCGGTCGCCTTCGCGGTCGTGCTGATCGCCTGGGTCGTGTGGGCTGGCCTCGACGGCCAGAAGCCCTCGGTCGAGGCCATCGACACCGGTCACCGGCTGCTCAACGACGAACGCGCCGTGGAGGTCAGCTGGACGCTCTCGGTGCCGCCCGGCAACGAGACGGCCTGCATCGTGCAGGCCTACGACGAGGACTTCACCGTGGTCGGTTGGAAGGTCGTCGAGATCCCGGCATCCGACCGTCATCTGCGCACCTTCACCGACACCGTACGCGTTGCGCGCGAAGCGAACACGGGTTTGATTTCGCGCTGCTGGCTCACCTAA
- a CDS encoding LemA family protein, giving the protein MEWLIPVIIVVALVVIIGIYLWATYNSLVTLNVRVDEAWSDITVQLKRRADLIPNLIEAVKGYAAHEKAVFENVTRARAETLQAQGPAEAGAAENHMQQALKSIFAVAEAYPQLQASQNFLQLQSELVDTEDKIQASRRFYNGGVRELNTKIKVFPNTLFVRGLGFHERDFFEVTEPAAIAEPPRVQF; this is encoded by the coding sequence ATGGAATGGCTGATCCCCGTCATCATCGTCGTCGCGCTCGTGGTGATCATCGGGATCTACCTCTGGGCGACCTACAACTCCCTCGTGACCCTCAACGTCCGCGTCGACGAGGCGTGGAGCGACATCACCGTGCAGCTCAAGCGCCGGGCCGACCTCATCCCCAACCTGATCGAGGCGGTCAAGGGCTACGCGGCCCACGAGAAGGCCGTCTTCGAGAACGTCACACGCGCGCGCGCGGAGACGCTGCAGGCGCAGGGGCCGGCCGAGGCGGGGGCAGCCGAGAACCACATGCAGCAGGCGCTGAAGTCGATCTTCGCGGTCGCCGAGGCGTACCCGCAGCTGCAGGCCAGCCAGAACTTCCTCCAGCTGCAGTCCGAGCTGGTCGACACCGAAGACAAGATCCAGGCGTCGCGCCGCTTCTACAACGGCGGCGTGCGGGAGCTCAACACGAAGATCAAGGTGTTCCCCAACACCCTGTTCGTGCGCGGCCTGGGCTTCCACGAGCGGGACTTCTTCGAGGTCACGGAGCCTGCGGCCATCGCAGAGCCGCCGCGCGTGCAGTTCTAA
- the greA gene encoding transcription elongation factor GreA has translation MAQDATVTWLTQEAFDRLAAELEELSTHGREEIAKRIEAAREEGDLKENGGYHAAKDEQGKQEARIRQLKELLRTAQVGEAPQSSGVVEPGTVITAVIAGDEETFLIGSREIAGDSELDVFSEQSPLGAAIIGLKVGDRTTYTAPNGREISVEVTGVETWGGQ, from the coding sequence ATGGCGCAGGACGCCACCGTCACCTGGCTCACGCAGGAGGCCTTCGACCGACTCGCAGCCGAGCTCGAGGAGCTCTCCACGCATGGTCGCGAGGAGATCGCCAAGCGCATCGAGGCCGCGCGTGAAGAGGGCGACCTCAAGGAGAACGGCGGGTACCACGCCGCGAAGGACGAGCAGGGCAAGCAGGAGGCGCGCATCCGCCAGCTGAAGGAGCTGCTGCGCACGGCCCAGGTCGGCGAGGCGCCGCAGTCGTCGGGCGTCGTCGAGCCCGGCACCGTCATCACCGCCGTCATCGCCGGTGACGAGGAGACCTTCCTCATCGGCAGCCGCGAGATCGCCGGCGACTCCGAGCTCGACGTGTTCAGCGAGCAGTCCCCGCTCGGCGCCGCCATCATCGGCCTGAAGGTCGGCGACCGCACCACTTACACCGCGCCGAACGGGCGCGAGATCTCGGTGGAGGTCACCGGCGTCGAGACCTGGGGCGGCCAGTAG
- a CDS encoding TetR family transcriptional regulator, which yields MEQRAEPRRRGRPRGANRDDTKARILDAAAAEFGERGYEGASIRSIARRAGVDPSLVHHYFEDKSALVVEVVAVPLRPDRLVQGALDGPLEELGARLVRTVLIAWDNPAVRPAATAAMRSAIGHGPVARMLREFLRREIMHRLAGRIADEADAELRAQLAASQLVGVIMLRYVLAFDPVASMSDDEIVARVGPAVQWHLTGTGPMLDSAPVRAHNSAHGE from the coding sequence GTGGAGCAGCGTGCAGAGCCGCGACGACGCGGGCGCCCACGAGGCGCGAACCGCGACGACACGAAGGCCCGGATCCTCGACGCCGCCGCCGCGGAGTTCGGCGAGCGCGGCTATGAGGGTGCGTCCATCCGCTCGATCGCGCGCCGCGCCGGGGTGGACCCGTCGCTCGTGCACCACTACTTCGAGGACAAGTCGGCGCTCGTCGTGGAGGTCGTCGCGGTGCCGCTGCGCCCCGACCGCCTCGTGCAGGGCGCGCTCGACGGTCCGCTCGAGGAGCTCGGGGCCAGGCTCGTGCGCACGGTGCTCATCGCGTGGGACAACCCCGCGGTGCGTCCCGCGGCGACCGCGGCCATGCGCTCGGCGATCGGGCACGGCCCGGTCGCGCGCATGCTCCGGGAGTTCCTGCGCCGGGAGATCATGCACCGGCTGGCGGGCCGCATCGCCGACGAGGCCGACGCCGAACTGCGGGCGCAACTGGCCGCCTCGCAGCTCGTGGGCGTCATCATGCTGCGCTACGTCCTTGCCTTCGACCCGGTGGCGTCCATGAGCGATGACGAGATCGTGGCGCGCGTCGGTCCAGCCGTGCAGTGGCACCTCACCGGCACCGGTCCGATGCTTGACAGCGCCCCGGTGCGCGCGCACAATTCAGCACATGGTGAATAA
- a CDS encoding isoprenyl transferase, whose amino-acid sequence MQTSDQPLGRGILYRLYGNRLRRGLDPAALPRHVAMIIDGNRRWARQLGYDSAAHGHRAGAAKMREFLEWCDDLGISVVTLYLLSSDNLGNRPSAELADLIEIIAELAEELSHYRDWRVQHVGSDAGLPAPLVAALDAAEHRTADKRGLHVNLAVGYGGRKEITDAMRSIVAAHHAEGRSLEDLAERLTPDLIGEHLYTGGQPDPDLVIRTSGEQRLSDFMLWQAAHSEFYFVEALGPDLRQVDFLRALRDYAKRHRRFGG is encoded by the coding sequence GTGCAGACCAGCGATCAGCCCCTCGGTCGCGGCATCCTCTATCGCCTCTACGGGAACCGCCTCCGGCGTGGACTCGACCCAGCCGCGCTGCCCCGGCACGTCGCCATGATCATCGACGGCAACCGGCGGTGGGCCCGGCAGCTCGGGTACGACAGCGCCGCGCACGGCCATCGCGCCGGCGCCGCGAAGATGCGCGAGTTCCTGGAGTGGTGCGACGACCTGGGCATCTCCGTCGTCACGCTCTACCTGCTCTCCAGCGACAACCTCGGGAACCGGCCCAGCGCCGAGCTCGCCGACCTGATCGAGATCATCGCCGAGCTCGCCGAGGAGCTCTCGCACTATCGCGACTGGCGGGTCCAGCACGTGGGGTCGGATGCCGGCCTGCCCGCGCCGCTCGTGGCCGCACTCGACGCCGCCGAGCACCGCACGGCCGACAAGCGGGGCCTGCACGTGAACCTCGCGGTCGGGTACGGCGGACGCAAGGAGATCACCGACGCGATGCGCTCCATCGTGGCGGCGCACCACGCCGAGGGGCGGAGCCTGGAGGATCTGGCCGAGCGACTCACCCCCGACCTGATCGGCGAGCACCTGTACACCGGCGGTCAGCCCGACCCCGACCTGGTGATCCGCACGTCGGGGGAGCAGCGCCTCAGCGACTTCATGCTGTGGCAGGCCGCGCACAGCGAGTTCTACTTCGTCGAGGCCCTCGGGCCCGACCTCCGGCAGGTCGACTTCCTCCGGGCGCTGCGCGACTATGCGAAGCGCCACCGCAGATTCGGCGGGTGA
- a CDS encoding hemolysin III family protein, which yields MTPKRRHESADLAEELSRPVAPDDTSDLAVSRDEHGPDLPNIPLLDDALAQPADVKPTWRGWIHAGTFPVTIVAGVVLIVLAEGAPAKWASAVFTLTSMLLFGNSALYHRFDWKPRTKLVLKRIDHANIFLLIAGTYTPLAILALPPEKGWLLLGIVWAGALIGIGFRVFWIHAPRWLYVPLYLLLGWAAVMYLGDLLEASVAMMVLVIVGGLLYTAGAIVYALKKPNPWPGRFGFHEIFHACTVLAFMCHWTATLIIAMHPVYHVG from the coding sequence ATGACCCCGAAGCGCCGCCACGAGTCCGCCGACCTCGCGGAGGAGCTCAGCCGCCCGGTCGCGCCCGACGACACGTCGGACCTGGCGGTCAGCCGCGACGAGCACGGGCCCGACCTGCCCAACATCCCGCTCCTCGACGACGCGCTGGCCCAGCCCGCCGACGTGAAGCCCACGTGGCGCGGCTGGATCCACGCGGGCACCTTCCCGGTGACGATCGTCGCGGGCGTGGTACTCATCGTGCTCGCCGAGGGCGCCCCCGCGAAGTGGGCGTCAGCGGTCTTCACCCTCACGTCGATGCTGCTCTTCGGCAACTCCGCGCTGTACCACCGGTTCGACTGGAAACCGCGCACGAAGCTCGTGCTGAAGCGCATCGACCACGCCAACATCTTCCTGCTCATCGCGGGCACGTACACGCCGCTGGCGATCCTCGCGCTGCCGCCCGAGAAGGGCTGGCTGCTCCTCGGCATCGTGTGGGCCGGCGCGCTCATCGGCATCGGGTTCCGCGTGTTCTGGATCCACGCGCCGCGATGGCTCTACGTGCCGCTGTACCTGCTGCTCGGCTGGGCGGCGGTCATGTACCTCGGCGACCTGCTGGAGGCGAGCGTCGCGATGATGGTGCTCGTCATCGTCGGCGGCCTGCTCTACACCGCCGGCGCGATCGTCTATGCGCTAAAGAAGCCGAACCCGTGGCCCGGCCGGTTCGGGTTCCACGAGATCTTCCATGCCTGCACCGTGCTGGCGTTCATGTGCCACTGGACGGCGACGCTCATCATCGCGATGCACCCCGTCTACCACGTGGGCTGA
- a CDS encoding ABC transporter ATP-binding protein, whose amino-acid sequence MVNNADAAAPPAIVVDDLHVRRSRIPVLHGLSLTVPKGRIVGLLGPSGSGKTTLMRAIVGVQVVDSGRIAVLGLPAGSRELRTRLAYVTQQASVYDDLTVRQNLAYFRRILGAPASDIDAVIDRTDLGSVADRLAGALSGGQRGRVSLAAALLGAPEVLVLDEPTVGLDPVLRVELWDLFHRLAADGATLLVSSHVMDEAKRCDRLLLMRDGALLADDTVPGVLEATGTDDIETAFLRLIERGQPDLRPESGREAAR is encoded by the coding sequence ATGGTGAATAACGCGGATGCCGCGGCGCCGCCGGCCATCGTGGTCGACGACCTGCACGTGCGCCGCTCCCGCATCCCGGTCCTGCACGGCCTCTCGCTGACCGTGCCGAAGGGTCGCATCGTCGGCCTCCTCGGACCGAGCGGCAGCGGCAAGACCACCCTCATGCGCGCCATCGTCGGCGTGCAGGTGGTCGACTCGGGTCGCATCGCGGTGCTCGGCCTCCCGGCCGGCTCCCGGGAGCTCCGCACCCGCCTGGCCTACGTCACGCAGCAGGCGAGCGTGTACGACGACCTCACGGTGCGGCAGAACCTCGCCTACTTCCGCCGGATCCTCGGCGCACCGGCATCCGACATCGACGCCGTCATCGACCGCACCGACCTCGGCTCGGTGGCCGACCGCCTCGCCGGCGCGCTCTCGGGCGGCCAGCGCGGACGCGTGTCGCTCGCCGCCGCCCTCCTCGGCGCGCCCGAGGTGCTCGTGCTCGACGAGCCGACCGTCGGGCTCGACCCCGTGCTGCGCGTCGAGCTCTGGGACCTCTTCCACCGGCTCGCCGCCGACGGCGCCACCCTGCTCGTGTCGAGCCACGTGATGGACGAGGCCAAACGCTGCGACCGCCTGCTGCTCATGCGCGACGGCGCCCTGCTCGCCGACGACACCGTGCCCGGCGTGCTCGAGGCCACCGGCACCGACGACATCGAGACGGCGTTCCTGCGGCTCATCGAGCGCGGCCAGCCCGACCTGCGACCCGAGTCCGGACGGGAGGCGGCACGATGA
- a CDS encoding M48 family metalloprotease, with the protein MYRAIARNKRNTVFIILFFLAIIGGLGWLAAWVYQDPTIVIVTVVIASAYALFQYFTADRQALAMSGAIELRSKADHPRLWRTVENLSIATGTPMPRVFVISDPAPNAFATGRDPEHAVVAATTGLLELLDDAELEGVMAHELGHVRNYDIRLSMIVFGLVVAVGFISDMFVRMTFFGRNNNSNGNPILLVVGLVAMLIAPLVASLVQLAVSRQREYLADATGAMTTRHPDALASALEKLEQYGRPMRRQNTSMAHLWIADPLKPGVVGRLFATHPPIAERVKRLEQMGGAF; encoded by the coding sequence TTGTACCGAGCGATCGCCAGGAACAAACGCAACACCGTCTTCATCATCCTGTTCTTCCTGGCCATCATCGGCGGGCTCGGATGGCTCGCGGCATGGGTCTACCAGGACCCCACCATCGTGATCGTCACCGTCGTGATCGCCAGCGCCTACGCGCTGTTCCAGTACTTCACCGCCGACCGGCAGGCCCTCGCCATGTCGGGCGCGATCGAGTTGCGCAGCAAGGCCGACCACCCACGGCTGTGGCGCACCGTCGAGAACCTGTCGATCGCGACGGGCACGCCGATGCCCCGGGTGTTCGTCATCTCCGACCCGGCGCCCAACGCCTTCGCCACCGGCCGTGACCCCGAGCATGCCGTGGTCGCGGCCACCACGGGCCTGCTCGAGCTCCTGGACGACGCCGAGCTCGAGGGCGTCATGGCCCACGAGCTCGGGCATGTGCGCAACTACGACATCCGCCTGTCGATGATCGTGTTCGGCCTCGTCGTGGCCGTCGGGTTCATCTCCGACATGTTCGTGCGCATGACCTTCTTCGGCCGCAACAACAACAGCAACGGCAATCCGATCCTGTTGGTCGTGGGCCTCGTCGCCATGCTCATCGCCCCGCTCGTCGCCAGCCTGGTGCAACTGGCGGTCTCACGTCAGCGCGAGTACCTGGCGGATGCCACGGGCGCGATGACGACCCGTCACCCCGACGCACTGGCGAGCGCCCTCGAGAAGCTCGAGCAGTACGGCCGGCCGATGCGTCGCCAGAACACGTCGATGGCCCACCTCTGGATCGCGGATCCGCTGAAGCCGGGCGTGGTCGGCCGCCTCTTCGCGACGCATCCGCCGATCGCCGAGCGCGTGAAGCGGCTCGAGCAGATGGGCGGCGCCTTCTAG
- a CDS encoding DNA glycosylase AlkZ-like family protein gives MVDTVSLALARRIALTAQGFGRPVPESPGTRQVAAVIDRLGLLQIDSVNVFERSHYLPAFSRIGDYDRQVLDRLTTGRRGRTVEYWAHQAAFIPRDLWPLFEFRREEHRRVGSDWGGWLVENRPLADWLRGELGANGPMRASDIEHDANERRGPWWGWSDVKRTLEWMFRVGEVVCIERRRFERVYALPEQALAPELLCEAPAEADAVRELIGRAASALGIATEADLADYWRMKRTPVRAAIRDLEDAGVLLPVQVPGWTTGTRPTPTWLHRDARRPRRVEGATVLSPFDPVVWFRPRTERLFDFHYRIEIYTPEPDRKFGYYSLPVLIDDDVVGRVDLKSDRKAKVLRVQSAWSESGAPADAAARLVPVLWRAAAWQGLDGIEVADRGDLAPALRAELASAA, from the coding sequence ATGGTCGACACCGTCTCCCTCGCGCTCGCCCGCCGCATCGCCCTCACGGCCCAGGGCTTCGGCCGCCCCGTGCCGGAGTCACCCGGCACGCGCCAGGTCGCCGCGGTGATCGACCGGCTGGGGCTGTTGCAGATCGACTCGGTCAACGTGTTCGAACGCAGCCACTACCTCCCAGCCTTCAGCCGGATCGGCGACTACGACCGGCAGGTCCTCGACCGCCTCACCACCGGCCGACGGGGCCGCACGGTGGAGTACTGGGCGCACCAGGCGGCGTTCATCCCGCGCGACCTGTGGCCGCTCTTCGAGTTCCGGCGCGAGGAGCACCGCCGGGTCGGCAGCGACTGGGGCGGGTGGCTCGTCGAGAACCGCCCGCTCGCTGACTGGCTGCGCGGCGAGCTCGGCGCCAACGGGCCGATGCGGGCGAGCGACATCGAGCACGACGCGAACGAGCGTCGCGGCCCGTGGTGGGGTTGGTCCGACGTCAAGCGCACGCTCGAGTGGATGTTCCGGGTCGGCGAGGTCGTCTGCATCGAACGGCGGCGGTTCGAGCGGGTCTACGCGCTGCCCGAGCAGGCGCTTGCGCCCGAGCTGCTCTGCGAGGCGCCGGCCGAGGCCGACGCGGTGCGCGAACTGATCGGCCGCGCGGCATCCGCCCTCGGCATCGCCACCGAGGCCGACCTGGCCGACTACTGGCGCATGAAGCGCACGCCCGTGCGCGCGGCGATCCGCGACCTCGAAGACGCCGGGGTGCTGCTGCCCGTGCAGGTGCCCGGGTGGACGACCGGCACGCGACCGACACCGACCTGGCTGCATCGCGATGCGCGACGGCCCCGCCGCGTCGAGGGGGCGACCGTGCTCTCGCCGTTCGACCCGGTGGTCTGGTTCCGGCCGCGCACCGAGCGCCTGTTCGACTTCCACTACCGCATCGAGATCTACACGCCCGAACCTGATCGCAAGTTCGGCTACTACTCGCTGCCCGTGCTCATCGACGACGACGTGGTCGGCCGCGTCGACCTCAAGAGCGATCGCAAGGCCAAGGTGCTGCGCGTGCAGTCGGCCTGGTCCGAGTCCGGCGCCCCGGCCGACGCCGCGGCGCGGCTCGTGCCCGTGCTGTGGCGGGCGGCCGCCTGGCAGGGGCTCGACGGCATCGAGGTGGCCGACCGCGGCGACCTCGCGCCCGCGCTCCGCGCCGAGCTCGCGTCGGCGGCGTGA
- a CDS encoding ABC transporter permease: protein MNLARTFATTGRVLSQIRHDPRTIGLLLVVPSLLIGLVAWMFTDTDTFASIGPAMLALFPFIVMFLVTSIATLRERRSGTLERLFSMPLGKGDFILGYALAFGFLAIFQTAIAVSFAVWVCGLEIEGSLVLLFAVAICDALLGTALGLLASAFARTEFQVVQFLPVFVFPQVLLGGIFLPTDQLPAGLEAISGWLPLTYAIDALNAVSTGDEDTAWIISKLLVVIAWIVGSIVLGSVTLRRRTP from the coding sequence ATGAACCTCGCGCGCACGTTCGCGACCACCGGCCGGGTGCTCTCGCAGATCCGGCACGACCCCCGCACCATCGGCCTGCTCCTCGTGGTGCCGAGCCTGCTCATCGGCCTCGTCGCCTGGATGTTCACCGACACCGACACCTTCGCCTCGATCGGCCCGGCGATGCTGGCGCTCTTCCCGTTCATCGTGATGTTCCTCGTGACGAGCATCGCGACCCTCCGCGAACGGCGCAGCGGAACGCTCGAGCGGCTGTTCTCGATGCCGCTCGGCAAGGGCGACTTCATCCTCGGCTATGCGCTCGCGTTCGGATTCCTCGCGATCTTCCAGACCGCGATCGCGGTCTCGTTCGCGGTCTGGGTGTGCGGGCTCGAGATCGAGGGGTCACTGGTGCTGCTGTTCGCGGTCGCCATCTGCGACGCCCTGCTCGGGACCGCCCTGGGCCTCCTCGCGAGCGCGTTCGCCCGCACCGAGTTCCAGGTGGTGCAGTTCCTGCCGGTCTTCGTCTTCCCGCAGGTGCTGCTCGGCGGCATCTTCCTGCCCACCGACCAACTGCCGGCGGGCCTCGAGGCGATCAGCGGATGGCTGCCGCTCACCTACGCCATCGACGCGCTAAACGCCGTCTCGACCGGCGACGAGGACACCGCGTGGATCATCTCGAAGCTCCTCGTCGTGATCGCGTGGATCGTCGGCTCGATCGTGCTGGGCTCGGTCACGCTGCGTCGGCGGACTCCGTAG
- a CDS encoding AI-2E family transporter, which translates to MTESAGKARGGFIGRRQAGGRETPPPTRRDASESVPFGMRLAAAWSWRLLLVGGVLAVVIFLIIQLRLIVIPLLVAVLLGALLVPFSKFLQRHRWPKWLAVAVAMLTALVIVGGLLAVGITFIARGASDLAEQSVVAWDQFRESLLQGPFHITEQQLNDWMAQIASSVQEDSGILVSGALSLGSTLGHFLAGTLLTLFATLFILIDGRGIWRWIVGVFPRRARAAVDGAGLAGWNTLQNFVKVQILVATIDAIGIGLGAFFLGVPLAVPIAILVFLGSFIPIVGAVVTGALAVFVALVYNGPVIALIMLGIVLLVQQVEGHVLQPLIMGTAVKVHPLGVVVAVATGSLVAGIPGALFAVPVAAVLNVMINYVSSGSWKGDAAPPSDEVRSPLWRTVPQRPGYQRGE; encoded by the coding sequence ATGACGGAGTCGGCGGGGAAGGCTCGGGGCGGGTTCATCGGCAGGCGCCAGGCGGGCGGCCGGGAGACGCCGCCCCCGACGCGCCGGGATGCCTCCGAATCGGTGCCCTTCGGCATGCGCCTCGCCGCCGCCTGGTCGTGGCGCCTCCTCCTCGTCGGCGGCGTCCTCGCCGTCGTCATCTTCCTCATCATCCAGCTTCGTCTCATCGTCATCCCGCTGCTCGTGGCGGTGCTCCTCGGCGCGCTGCTCGTGCCGTTCTCGAAGTTCCTGCAGCGCCACCGCTGGCCGAAGTGGCTCGCCGTCGCCGTCGCGATGCTCACCGCCCTCGTCATCGTCGGCGGACTGCTCGCCGTCGGCATCACGTTCATCGCCCGGGGCGCCAGCGACCTCGCGGAGCAGTCGGTCGTGGCGTGGGACCAGTTCCGCGAGTCGCTCCTCCAGGGTCCCTTCCACATCACCGAGCAGCAGCTCAACGACTGGATGGCGCAGATCGCCTCCTCCGTGCAGGAGGACAGCGGCATCCTCGTCAGCGGCGCGCTCTCGCTCGGGTCGACGCTCGGGCACTTCCTCGCCGGCACGCTGCTCACGCTCTTCGCGACGCTCTTCATCCTGATCGACGGGCGTGGCATCTGGCGCTGGATCGTCGGAGTCTTCCCGCGCCGCGCACGGGCCGCCGTCGACGGCGCCGGGCTCGCCGGGTGGAACACGCTGCAGAACTTCGTGAAGGTGCAGATCCTCGTCGCCACCATCGACGCGATCGGCATCGGCCTCGGCGCGTTCTTCCTGGGGGTCCCGCTGGCGGTGCCCATCGCCATCCTCGTCTTCCTCGGCTCGTTCATCCCGATCGTCGGCGCGGTCGTGACCGGCGCCCTCGCCGTCTTCGTCGCCCTCGTCTACAACGGACCGGTCATCGCGCTCATCATGCTCGGCATCGTGCTGCTCGTGCAGCAGGTCGAGGGCCACGTGCTGCAGCCGCTCATCATGGGCACGGCCGTGAAGGTGCATCCGCTCGGCGTCGTCGTCGCCGTCGCGACCGGTTCCCTCGTCGCCGGCATTCCCGGCGCCCTGTTCGCGGTGCCCGTCGCCGCGGTGCTCAACGTCATGATCAACTACGTGTCATCCGGGAGCTGGAAGGGCGACGCCGCCCCACCGTCCGACGAGGTGCGATCTCCGCTCTGGCGCACCGTGCCGCAGCGGCCGGGCTACCAGCGAGGAGAATGA